A single window of Anopheles moucheti chromosome 2, idAnoMoucSN_F20_07, whole genome shotgun sequence DNA harbors:
- the LOC128304331 gene encoding lipase member H-like, producing MQWYAVTFFLLVGLIANGFAIDDRNWQLVPDGNGRLHLINTNPYDIPESDGNAASRFVPQQDTIFRLFTRANPTEPQILQLNNPASISGSNFNAAHPTRFSIHGWNNDGSHFMNTLFRDAYFQLGDFNLITVDWGVGAINPNYITARNFVGPVGNTVSQLIDQLMSTAGANPDNIYIIGYSLGAHVAGSAGKAQHGRIHSIIALDPAGPLFALGQDDAVSPADGRYVETIMTNAGLLGINTPLGQANFYPNGGRTQPGCGADITGGCAHDRAPMFFAESLTTSTPFRATRCADHGQILAGTCTSSGPDANMGGQPSNYGRGVTGVFFLETNEASPFARG from the exons ATGCAGTGGTACGCCGTTACCTTCTTCCTACTGGTGGGACTTATTGCCAATG gtTTTGCCATTGACGACCGCAACTGGCAGCTAGTCCCCGATGGCAATGGAAGACTGCATCTGATTAACACCAATCCTTACGATATTCCCGAATCGGATGGCAACGCTGCGTCCCGGTTTGTCCCCCAGCAGGACACCATCTTCCGCCTGTTTACCCGTGCCAACCCGACCGAGCCACAAATTCTGCAGCTAAACAATCCCGCATCCATTAGCGGATCAAACTTCAACGCGGCCCACCCGACGCGCTTCTCCATTCACGGCTGGAACAACGATGGATCGCACTTCATGAACACACTGTTCCGTGACGCATACTTCCAGCTGGGCGATTTCAATTTGATCACCGTCGATTGGGGTGTGGGTGCGATCAACCCGAACTACATCACCGCCCGTAACTTTGTCGGACCGGTAGGGAACACCGTGTCGCAGCTGATCGATCAGCTGATGTCGACCGCTGGCGCGAACCCGGACAACATCTACATCATCGGGTACAGCCTGGGTGCCCATGTGGCCGGCAGTGCCGGTAAGGCACAGCACGGACGCATCCATTCGATCATTGCCCTGGATCCGGCCGGTCCACTGTTTGCCCTTGGACAGGATGATGCGGTTTCGCCCGCGGATGGCCGTTACGTTGAAACGATTATGACGAATGCCGGTTTGCTCGGTATCAATACGCCGCTCGGCCAGGCCAACTTCTATCCGAACGGTGGACGCACACAGCCGGGTTGTGGGGCCGATATTACCGGCGGCTGTGCGCACGACCGTGCACCGATGTTCTTTGCCGAATCGCTCACCACCAGCACACCGTTCCGTGCGACGCGTTGTGCCGACCATGGACAGATACTGGCGGGTACTTGCACCTCTTCCGGACCCGATGCCAACATGGGCGGTCAACCATCGAACTACGGACGTGGCGTAACGGGAGTGTTCTTCCTCGAAACCAACGAAGCGTCTCCATTTGCGCGGGGTTAG
- the LOC128304315 gene encoding long-chain fatty acid transport protein 4 translates to MGWEFGLPALLITLAAVFIASGWWRWWYIAFVTAPRDIKALTRYIKLLGLVRRHAKNNATIGDIFAEFVSKQPEKACLIFEGRTWTFREVNDYSNRLANVFHSHGYKHGDVVGLLQENRPEFVATWLGLSKLGVIVPLINHNLRKNALMHSVTVANCNALIYGEALADAVAEIADTLPSAVALYQVNEEVQKPVLANAKDLTTLMQSASKELPVNGVKKPSHHDKLIYIYTSGTTGLPKAAVITHSRYIFIAAAISVVAGFRADDTFYTPLPLYHTAGGMMSIGQALLFGATVVTRKKFSASQFFTDCQKYNCTIAQYIGEMCRYILATPASPADKAHKVRLIFGNGLRPQIWPQFVDRFNIPRVAEFYGATEGNANIVNIDNTVGAIGFVSRIIPVVYPISIIRADPATGYSEPLRGKDGLCQLCKPNEPGLFIGKIIPNNPSRAFLGYVDKGATEKKIVRDIFRKGDAAFLSGDLLVADERGSLFFKDRTGDTYRWKGENVSTSEVEAEVSNACGYRDTVVYGVEVPNLEGRAGMAAILDPERQVDLEQLARTLKDTLPSYARPQFVRLLSKVDMTGTFKLKKLDLQLEGFDPNGIEDSVYYLTPKGQYDLLTPEIYEQIKRGEVRL, encoded by the exons ATGGGTTGGGAGTTTGGATTGCCGGCGCTGCTGATCACCTTGGCCGCGGTGTTCATCGCCAGCGGCTGGTGGAGATGGTGGTACATCGCGTTTGTGACGGCGCCCCGCGATATCAA AGCTCTTACGAGGTACATCAAGCTGCTGGGACTGGTACGGAGGCACGCGAAGAACAACGCTACGATCGGAGACATCTTTGCGGAGTTCGTGTCGAAGCAGCCGGAAAAGGCATGTCTCATATTCGAAGGACGCACCTGGACGTTCCGTGAG GTAAATGACTATTCGAATCGATTGGCCAACGTGTTCCATTCGCACGGCTACAAGCATGGCGATGTGGTGGGTTTGCTGCAGGAGAACCGGCCCGAATTCGTTGCCACCTGGTTGGGGCTGTCGAAGTTGGGCGTGATCGTGCCACTGATCAACCACAATCTGCGCAAGAATGCGCTCATGCACAGTGTGACGGTAGCCAACTGTAACGCACTGATCTACGGTGAAGCGTTGGCAGATGCGGTGGCAGAAATTGCCGACACGCTGCCGTCGGCGGTTGCGCTGTATCAGGTTAACGAGGAGGTCCAGAAACCGGTGCTCGCCAATGCCAAGGACCTGACGACGTTGATGCAGTCCGCATCGAAGGAGCTGCCGGTGAACGGGGTGAAGAAACCGAGCCATCACGATAAGCTGATCTACATCTACACCTCCGGTACGACCGGACTACCGAAGGCGGCCGTCATCACGCATTCCAG GTACATCTTTATTGCTGCTGCAATCTCTGTGGTAGCTGGATTCCGTGCGGACGATACATTCTACACTCCGTTGCCACTGTACCACACTGCCGGTGGAATGATGAGCATTGGGCAGGCACTGCTGTTCGGTGCGACGGTGGTAACCCGAAAGAAGTTTTCCGCTTCACAATTCTTTACGGACTGTCAGAAGTATAACTGCACG ATTGCCCAATACATTGGCGAAATGTGTCGTTACATCTTGGCCACGCCTGCATCGCCAGCTGATAAGGCACACAAAGTGCGGCTGATATTCGGCAATGGGTTGCGTCCCCAAATTTGGCCCCAGTTTGTGGACCGCTTCAACATTCCGCGTGTGGCAGAATTTTACGGCGCTACGGAAGGAAATGCCAACATCG taAACATTGACAACACGGTGGGAGCGATCGGGTTCGTATCGCGCATCATACCGGTGGTGTATCCGATATCGATCATTCGCGCCGATCCGGCTACGGGTTACAGTGAACCATTGCGCGGCAAGGACGGTCTCTGCCAGCTGTGCAAACCGAACGAACCGGGACTGTTTATTGGCAAGATCATACCGAACAACCCGTCCCGAGCATTCCTCGGGTACGTCGACAAGGGTGCGACCGAGAAGAAGATCGTGCGCGATATCTTCCGCAAGGGCGATGCGGCCTTCCTGTCCGGCGATTTGCTGGTAGCGGACGAACGGGGCAGTCTGTTCTTCAAGGACCGTACCGGTGACACGTACCGCTGGAAGGGTGAAAACGTGTCGACGAGCGAGGTGGAGGCGGAGGTTAGCAATGCCTGCGGATATCGGGACACGGTGGTGTACGGTGTGGAGGTACCGAATCTGGAGGGCCGTGCCGGAATGGCGGCAATTCTGGATCCCGAGCGGCAGGTCGATTTGGAGCAGTTGGCGCGAACGTTGAAGGATACGCTGCCATCGTACGCTCGGCCACAGTTTGTGCGCTTACTGTCGAAGGTGGACATGACCGGTACGTTTAAGCTGAAAAAGTTAGATCTCCAGTTGGAAGGGTTCGATCCGAACGGTATCGAAGACTCGGTGTACTACCTAACGCCCAAGGGCCAGTACGACCTACTGACGCCGGAAATCTACGAACAGATTAAGCGGGGCGAGGTGCGACTATAG
- the LOC128304322 gene encoding golgin subfamily A member 1: MFTSLKNKIREETGNDVAPLSVSRTRRSRPESLTSASSIDELSVLEQKDAELSATRLELQELAGHLSGFREQTRSLEEETARLKQSNSALEAKLQASQLQRDLQREEQDKIQNCQQQEISKLKSMLLFREQEAIDRIAHQKNAEQQAESLRQEVNRLRELEPMLENTQDELENLRHSSQCERNNLISKLAAVEEANRHLKSRVLVLENTRVSLGTNSGSTDEKVQCLLQERDLLEQRLEVAHLHLSDIKTRWSVQNMTLETQVSRLSRQVAEETTEKHNALKVKDELIEKLKQLEFEFEKLRSEVTQRDNKIKLMNEEIDELHSALREAREQHEEEVTFMSSKVEQLQTECTDLRTNLADSEKRLLECLESADRSTGAYQGQVAELENTARELNRQLASETQEKMAVLMKNAEMSQQEEILRQELRHEKDESIELHDRAIMLQHELDKRLNTVNELRKQVDELMTTNLNLNADLVDKNKIIKTLNQRLVDMKKTLQEELKGQQNGNNNNNIVAHYMGGVQPPSHDRSLERSKSFEGKSIVKENGTLKHNEKSSGPVVMDEVNFRYLKHVIIKFLTSREVEARHLIKAVSTLLQLSYEEEKLLQDTLNWKMSWFGSRPGQVPMSTS; encoded by the exons ATGTTTACGTcattaaagaataaaattcgCGAAGAAACTGGCAACGAtgtagcaccactgtccgtgtcaCGTACTCGTCGAAGTCGGCCAGAATCACTCaccagcgccagttcgattgATGAGCTCAGCGTCCTGGAGCAGAAAGATGCCGAGTTAAGTGCCACCCGGCTCGAGCTGCAGGAACTTGCGGGACATTTGAGTGGCTTCCGGGAGCAGACGCGTTCGCTCGAAGAAGAAACCGCTCGGCTGAAGCAATCCAACAGTGCACTCGAGGCTAAACTACAGGCAAGCCAGCTGCAGCGGGACCTGCAGCGTGAGGAACAGGACAAGATACAGAACTGCCAGCAGCAGGAAATATCGAAGCTGAAAAGTATGCTGCTATTTCGCGAACAGGAAGCGATCGATCGAATAGCGCATCAGAAGAATGCGGAACAGCAAGCCGAGAGCCTTCGGCAGGAGGTGAACCGGCTGCGAGAACTCGAACCGATGCTGGAAAACACCCAGGACGAGCTGGAAAATCTGCGCCATTCGTCACAGTGCGAGCGAAACAATCTGATTTCAAAGCTGGCCGCTGTTGAGGAAGCGAACCGGCATCTGAAAAGCCGCGTACTGGTGCTGGAAAATACGCGAGTCTCGCTCGGCACGAACAGTGGCAGTACGGACGAGAAGGTGCAGTGTTTGTTGCAAGAACGCGACCTGTTGGAGCAACGTCTGGAGGTGGCCCATTTGCATCTATCCGACATTAAGACACGCTGGAGCGTTCAGAACATGACGCTCGAAACGCAGGTAAGCCGATTGTCGCGCCAAGTTGCAGaagaaaccaccgaaaagcataACGCGCTCAAGGTAAAGGACGAGTTAATCGAGAAACTAAAGCAGCTTGAGTTCGAGTTCGAGAAGCTACGATCGGAAGTAACCCAACGTGACAATAAG ATCAAACTTATGAATGAAGAAATCGATGAACTACATTCGGCACTCCGTGAGGCACGTGAGCAGCATGAAGAAGAGGTCACGTTCATGAGCAGTAAAGTA GAACAACTACAGACGGAGTGTACCGACCTGCGCACGAACTTGGCCGATTCGGAAAAGCGACTGCTAGAGTGTTTGGAGAGTGCAGACCGCAGTACCGGTGCCTATCAGGGACAGGTAGCTGAGCTAGAAAACACTGCGCGAGAACTTAATCGTCAGCTGGCCAG TGAAACACAGGAGAAGATGGCTGTCCTGATGAAGAATGCAGAAATGTCGCAACAGGAGGAAATATTGCGCCAAGAACTGAGACATGAAAAGGATGAATCGATCGAGCTTCATGATCGTGCTATAATGCTGCAGCATGAACTAGATAAACG CCTAAATACTGTCAATGAGCTGAGAAAACAGGTGGACGAACTCATGACTACGAATCTCAATCTAAACGCTGATCTTGTCGATAAAAATAAG ataataaaaacattaaatcaaCGTCTGGTGGATATGAAGAAGACGCTCCAGGAGGAACTGAAAGGTCAGCAGAATggtaacaacaataataacattGTCGCCCACTACATGGGTGGCGTTCAACCACCATCCCATGATCGATCGCTGGAACGATCGAAAAGCTTCGAGGGGAAATCGATTGTAAAAGAGAACGGAACCCTGAAGCACAACGAAAAGAGCAGCGGACCTGTGGTGATGGATGAGGTGAACTTCCGCTATCTGAAGCATGTGATAATCAAATTTCTAACTAGTCGTGag GTTGAAGCAAGACATTTAATAAAGGCCGTCTCTACACTGCTGCAGCTTAGCTACGAGGAAGAGAAACTGCTGCAGGACACGCTGAACTGGAAGATGAGCTGGTTCGGTAGCCGACCGGGCCAGGTACCGATGTCTACTAGCTAA